A window of Helicobacter pylori genomic DNA:
ACGGCACAGACACCAATTTCCCTAACATGCAACAGCAACTCACTTACTTGAATGCAGGGAATGTGTTTTTTAATGCGATGAACAACGCTTTAGAGTCAATAGCTAAGAATAATGGAAGCACTAGTAGTGGTACAAGTGGTGCAACTAGTCAAAATGGTCAAACTTACTCTACACAAGCCATTCAATACCTTAAAGAACAACAAACCATTCTCAATAGCGCAGCGAACTTGCTCAAGCAAGATGAATTGCTCTTAGAAGCTTTCAACTCTGCCGTAGCCGCCAATATTGGGAATAAAGAATTCAATTCAGCGGTTTTTACAGGTTTGGTGCAAGGCATTATTGATCAATCTCAAGCGGTTTATAACGAGCTGACTAAAAACACCATTAGTGGGAGTGCAGTTAATAGAGCTGAGATAAATAGCAACCAAGCCAACGCTGTGAACACGCGCGCTAGTCAGCTCCCTAACGCTCTTTACAACGCAGAAGTAACCTTGAATAAGATCAACGCGCTCAACAATCAAGTCAGAAGCATGCCTTACTTGCCTCAATTCAGAGCCGGGAACAGCCGTTCAACGAATATCATGAACGGCTTTTACACCAAAATAGGCTATAAGCAATTCTTTGGGAAGAAAAGGAATATCGGCTTGCGCTATTATGGCTTCTTTTCTTATAACGGAGCGAGCGTGGGCTTTAGATCCACTCAAAATAGCGTAGGGTTATACACTTATGGGGTAGGCACTGATGTGTTGTATAATATCTTTAGCCGCTCGTATCAAAACCGCTCTGTGGATATGGGTTTTTTTAGCGGTATCCAATTAGCCGGTGAAACCGTCCAATCCACGCTCAGAGATGACCCCAATGTGAAATTGCATGGCACAGTCAATAACACGCATTTCCAATTCCTCTTTGACTTCGGTATGCGCATGAACTTCGGTAAATTAGACGGGAAATCCAACCGCCACAACCAGCACACGGTGGAATTTGGCGTAGTGGTGCCTACGATTTATAACACTTATTATAAATCCGCAGGGACTACCGTGAAGTATTTCCGTCCTTATAGCGTTTATTGGTCTTATGGGTATTCATTCTAAGAAAGGGGGGAAGAGACAAACATGAAACAAAATTTAAAGCCATTCAAAATGATTAAGGAAAATTTAATGACACAATCTCAAAAAGTAAGATTCTTAGCCCCTTTAAGCCTAGCGTTAAGCTTGAGTTTCAACCCATTGGGCGCTGAAGAAGATGGGGGCTTTATGACCTTTGGTTATGAATTAGGTCAGGTGGTCCAGCAAGTGAAAAACCCGGGTAAGATCAAAGCTGAAGAATTAGCAGGCTTGTTAAACTCCACCACAACAAACAACACCAATATTAATGTTGCAGGCACAGGAGGCAATGTCGCTGGGACTTTGGGTAACCTTTTTATGAACCAATTGGGCAATTTGATTGATTTGTATCCTACTTTGAACACTTCAAGCATTCAACAATGTGGTAGTAACGGCACAGCCTCTAGTGGTGCTACCACTGCCACTACTACTAACAGTGGTTCTTGTTTCCAAGGTAACTTGCAACTTTATGACAACATGGTTAGCTCTATCAAAACCTTGGGTCAGCAAATCAAAAATAATATTTTTCAAGGCGATAACAACACCACGAGCGCAAACCTCTCCAACCAACTCAGCGAGCTTAACACCGCTAGCGTTTATTTGACTTACATGAACTCGTTCTTAAACGCCAATAACCAAGCGGGTGGGATTTTTCAAAATAACACCAATCAAGTTTATGGGAATGGGGTTACTGCCCAACAAATCGCTTACATCCTGAAGCAAGCTTCAATCACTATGGGGCCAAGCGGTGATAGCGGGGCTGCAACAGCGTTTTTGGATGCCGCTTTAGCGCAACATGTCTTCAACTCTGCCAACGCCGGGAATGATTTGAGCGCTAAGGAATTCACTAGCTTGGTGCAAAATATCGTCAATGATTCTCAAAACGCTTTAACCTTAGCCAACAACGCTAACATCAGCAATTCAACCGGTTATCAAGTGAGCTATGGTGGCGATATTAATCAGGTGCGTTCCACCCAGCTGTTAAACAACACCACAAACACTTTGGCTAAAGTTACCGCTTTGAATAACGAGCTTAAAGCCAACCCATGGCTTGGGAATTTCGCTGCCGGTAACAGCTCTCAAGTGAATGCGTTTAATGGGTTTATCACTAAAATCGGTTATAAGCAATTCTTTGGAGAAAACAAGAATGTGGGTTTACGCTACTATGGCTTCTTCAGCTATAATGGCGCGGGCGTGGGTAATGGCCCTACTTACAATCAAGTCAATCTGCTCACTTATGGGGTGGGGACTGATGTGCTTTACAATGTGTTTAGCCGCTCTTTTGGTAGCCGAAGTCTTAATGCGGGCTTCTTTGGGGGGATCCAACTCGCAGGGGATACCTATATCAGCACGCTAAGAAATAGCCCTCAACTTGCAAACAAACCTACCGCTACAAAATTCCAGTTCTTGTTTGACTTGGGCTTACGCATGAACTTTGGTATCTTGAAAAAAGACTTGAAAAGCCACAACCAG
This region includes:
- the alpA gene encoding Hop family adhesin AlpA, with amino-acid sequence MIKKNRTLFLSLALCASISYAEDDGGFFTVGYQLGQVMQDVQNPGGTKRDELARELNADVTNNILNNNTGGNVAGALSNAFSQYLYSLLGAYPEKLNGNDVAANALLQGAVGNGTCAAAGTAGSSSLNTQSACTAAGYYWLPSLTDRVLSTIGSQTNYGTDTNFPNMQQQLTYLNAGNVFFNAMNNALESIAKNNGSTSSGTSGATSQNGQTYSTQAIQYLKEQQTILNSAANLLKQDELLLEAFNSAVAANIGNKEFNSAVFTGLVQGIIDQSQAVYNELTKNTISGSAVNRAEINSNQANAVNTRASQLPNALYNAEVTLNKINALNNQVRSMPYLPQFRAGNSRSTNIMNGFYTKIGYKQFFGKKRNIGLRYYGFFSYNGASVGFRSTQNSVGLYTYGVGTDVLYNIFSRSYQNRSVDMGFFSGIQLAGETVQSTLRDDPNVKLHGTVNNTHFQFLFDFGMRMNFGKLDGKSNRHNQHTVEFGVVVPTIYNTYYKSAGTTVKYFRPYSVYWSYGYSF
- the alpB gene encoding Hop family adhesin AlpB; translation: MKQNLKPFKMIKENLMTQSQKVRFLAPLSLALSLSFNPLGAEEDGGFMTFGYELGQVVQQVKNPGKIKAEELAGLLNSTTTNNTNINVAGTGGNVAGTLGNLFMNQLGNLIDLYPTLNTSSIQQCGSNGTASSGATTATTTNSGSCFQGNLQLYDNMVSSIKTLGQQIKNNIFQGDNNTTSANLSNQLSELNTASVYLTYMNSFLNANNQAGGIFQNNTNQVYGNGVTAQQIAYILKQASITMGPSGDSGAATAFLDAALAQHVFNSANAGNDLSAKEFTSLVQNIVNDSQNALTLANNANISNSTGYQVSYGGDINQVRSTQLLNNTTNTLAKVTALNNELKANPWLGNFAAGNSSQVNAFNGFITKIGYKQFFGENKNVGLRYYGFFSYNGAGVGNGPTYNQVNLLTYGVGTDVLYNVFSRSFGSRSLNAGFFGGIQLAGDTYISTLRNSPQLANKPTATKFQFLFDLGLRMNFGILKKDLKSHNQHSIEIGVQIPTIYNTYYKAGGAEVKYFRPYSVYWVYGYAF